A DNA window from Polyangium spumosum contains the following coding sequences:
- the mfd gene encoding transcription-repair coupling factor, with protein sequence MPATEKANRAAELRAPLGEIAGIEELELDRPEAAPVEPLPSYELPLDRPITTTRDLATRINAHKGPTIHVVSVAGGATALVVRALAKNTRRKIIVVTADLESARALHADASFLLAGVDAEEPDAGKTTLGEVLLFPPNESSPYADVNPDRRGAEARLAALFHLAVDLPWRALVCPVSALARKVVPQPEVLEHAELVVTEQEIERDALIRRLAQAGYVRSPLVEDPGTFAVRGALLDVWPPNASFPARIEFYGDLVMAIKSFDPEGQKTIADIKEVWLPQAREAVLTPENEARARERVRSACDAVDLPSIKARALVDDVTSGRTFFGAEGFLPAYLDLAPLASYLPDDAIVVLEDPAAITRSLRDEVGRAMADLAHKSREAHFPLEAFYETEGGVASWIAGRTHVALHRTGIAGDAPEPASLERFEVAPEDAPSLATFDQGDLERAIKAARASRGKTGALDPLVRRILAWQEHGMRVVIAARAETQVERLVTLLRHQGVRVKARLGAFDPALLDASDPEAARTALVVRGALARGVVAPAELVALVTEEEIFGARAHRRAARAGKDTKASARPFLEDLRNLSVGDFVVHADHGIGRYQGLVHKQVGGMVVDLITVEYAGGDKLYLPVYRLNQIQKFQGGEGAPKLDRLGGQTFAKTKARVEKSLRKMADELLRLYAERKSAVGEPTPLPDDDYAAFEATFPFDETPDQARAIGEVSSDLEAARPMDRLVCGDVGFGKTEVAIRAAFRVAASGRQVAVLCPTTVLAQQHYLNFKARMSPYALEVRAMSRFQSNKEQDEVTRGLREGKVDVVIGTHRLLSKDVHFKKLGLLVVDEEQRFGVTHKERIKALKTNVDVLTLTATPIPRTLQMAVTGLRDMSIITTPPAERRAIRTIVTRHDENVLREATLRELGRGGQVFYVYNRVEGLYERAARLQELVPSARITVAHGQMSETALEQAMLDFVEGRYDILCSTAIIESGLDIPRANTMIVDRADMFGLSQLYQLRGRVGRSKERAYCYLVVPPANAMTDESRSRIEALERHTELGSGFQIASLDLELRGSGDILGAEQSGNVAQVGFELFCQMLDEAVHELQGEPVVHEVDPELAFDADALLPEEYVSDVGVRLSFYKRLASASSPDEVQDLANEMEDRFGAPPIEARRLVHLMSLKTELRKLRALACEATAKGVTLHLRDDTPLDPAKVMKLVQPKGSPYKLSPDMRLSRRSRDTEPFASGLEATDKLLAELAGCMKAEA encoded by the coding sequence ATGCCCGCGACCGAAAAGGCAAACAGAGCCGCAGAGCTGCGCGCTCCCCTCGGCGAGATCGCCGGAATCGAAGAGCTCGAGCTCGATCGCCCGGAAGCGGCACCGGTAGAGCCCCTGCCCTCTTACGAGCTCCCGCTCGATCGCCCGATCACCACCACGCGCGACCTCGCCACGCGGATCAACGCCCACAAGGGCCCCACGATCCACGTCGTCTCCGTCGCGGGCGGCGCGACCGCCCTCGTCGTCCGCGCGCTCGCGAAGAACACGCGCCGGAAGATCATCGTGGTCACCGCGGATCTCGAGTCCGCCCGCGCCCTCCACGCCGACGCATCGTTTTTGCTCGCCGGCGTCGACGCCGAGGAGCCGGACGCGGGAAAAACCACGCTCGGCGAGGTGCTGCTCTTCCCGCCGAACGAGTCGAGCCCCTACGCCGACGTGAACCCCGATCGCCGCGGCGCCGAAGCCCGCCTCGCCGCGCTCTTCCACCTGGCCGTGGATCTGCCTTGGCGCGCGCTCGTGTGTCCCGTCTCCGCCCTCGCGCGGAAGGTCGTACCGCAGCCCGAGGTCCTCGAGCACGCCGAGCTCGTCGTCACCGAGCAGGAGATCGAGCGCGATGCCCTGATCCGCAGGCTCGCGCAGGCCGGCTACGTCCGAAGCCCGCTCGTCGAGGACCCGGGCACCTTCGCCGTGCGCGGCGCCCTGCTCGACGTCTGGCCGCCGAACGCGAGTTTCCCCGCTCGGATCGAGTTCTACGGCGACCTCGTCATGGCGATCAAATCCTTCGATCCCGAGGGACAGAAGACGATCGCCGACATCAAGGAGGTCTGGCTCCCGCAGGCGCGCGAGGCCGTGCTCACGCCCGAGAACGAGGCGCGCGCCAGAGAGCGCGTGCGCAGCGCGTGCGACGCCGTGGATCTGCCCTCGATCAAGGCGCGCGCCCTCGTGGACGACGTGACGAGCGGGCGCACGTTCTTCGGCGCGGAGGGGTTTCTCCCGGCGTACCTCGACCTCGCGCCGCTCGCCTCGTACCTGCCCGACGACGCCATCGTCGTGCTCGAAGATCCCGCGGCGATCACGCGCTCGCTCCGCGACGAGGTCGGCCGCGCCATGGCCGATCTCGCCCACAAGTCGCGCGAGGCGCACTTCCCGCTCGAAGCGTTCTACGAGACCGAAGGCGGCGTCGCCTCGTGGATCGCGGGCCGCACGCACGTCGCGCTGCACCGGACCGGCATCGCGGGCGACGCGCCGGAGCCCGCCTCGCTCGAGCGCTTCGAGGTCGCGCCCGAGGACGCGCCTTCCCTCGCGACCTTCGATCAAGGCGACCTCGAGCGCGCCATCAAGGCCGCGCGCGCCTCCCGCGGCAAGACAGGCGCGCTCGATCCGCTCGTGCGCCGCATCCTCGCCTGGCAGGAGCACGGCATGCGGGTCGTGATCGCCGCCCGCGCCGAGACCCAGGTCGAGCGCCTCGTCACGCTGCTGCGCCACCAGGGCGTCCGCGTCAAAGCCCGCCTCGGCGCCTTCGATCCCGCGCTCCTCGACGCGTCCGATCCCGAGGCCGCGCGCACCGCGCTCGTCGTGCGAGGCGCCCTCGCGCGTGGCGTCGTCGCCCCCGCGGAGCTCGTCGCGCTCGTCACGGAGGAGGAGATCTTCGGCGCCCGCGCGCATCGCCGCGCCGCGCGCGCCGGCAAGGACACGAAGGCCTCCGCGCGCCCCTTCCTCGAGGACCTGCGCAACCTCTCCGTCGGTGATTTCGTCGTCCATGCCGATCACGGCATCGGCCGCTACCAGGGCCTCGTGCACAAGCAGGTCGGCGGCATGGTCGTCGACCTCATCACGGTCGAGTACGCGGGCGGGGACAAACTCTACCTGCCCGTCTATCGCCTCAACCAGATCCAGAAGTTCCAGGGCGGCGAGGGCGCGCCGAAGCTCGACCGCCTCGGCGGGCAGACGTTCGCCAAGACGAAGGCCCGCGTCGAGAAGAGCCTGCGCAAGATGGCGGACGAGCTGCTCCGCCTCTACGCCGAGCGCAAGAGCGCCGTCGGCGAGCCGACGCCTCTGCCCGACGACGACTACGCCGCCTTCGAGGCCACCTTCCCCTTCGACGAGACGCCCGATCAGGCCCGCGCGATCGGCGAGGTCTCGTCGGATCTCGAGGCCGCGCGCCCGATGGATCGGCTCGTCTGCGGCGACGTGGGCTTCGGCAAGACCGAGGTCGCGATCCGCGCGGCCTTCCGCGTCGCGGCCTCCGGCCGCCAGGTCGCCGTCCTCTGCCCGACGACCGTGCTCGCGCAGCAGCACTACCTGAACTTCAAGGCCCGCATGAGCCCGTACGCGCTCGAGGTCCGGGCCATGTCGCGCTTCCAGTCGAACAAGGAGCAGGACGAGGTCACCCGGGGCCTGCGCGAGGGCAAGGTCGACGTCGTCATCGGCACACATCGTTTGCTCTCCAAGGATGTGCACTTCAAGAAGCTCGGCCTGCTCGTGGTGGACGAGGAGCAGCGCTTCGGCGTCACGCACAAGGAGCGCATCAAGGCGCTGAAGACGAACGTCGACGTCCTCACGCTCACGGCGACGCCCATCCCGCGCACGCTGCAGATGGCCGTCACGGGGCTACGCGACATGTCCATCATCACCACGCCACCCGCGGAGAGGCGCGCGATCCGGACGATCGTCACGCGTCACGACGAGAACGTCCTGCGCGAGGCCACCCTGCGCGAGCTCGGTCGCGGTGGGCAGGTGTTTTACGTGTACAACCGCGTCGAGGGCCTCTACGAGCGGGCCGCGCGGCTGCAGGAGCTCGTGCCCTCGGCGCGGATCACGGTCGCGCACGGGCAGATGAGCGAGACCGCGCTGGAGCAGGCGATGCTCGATTTCGTCGAGGGTCGCTACGACATCCTCTGCTCGACCGCGATCATCGAGAGCGGCCTCGACATCCCGCGGGCGAACACGATGATCGTCGATCGCGCCGACATGTTCGGCCTCTCGCAGCTCTACCAGCTCCGCGGCCGCGTGGGCCGCTCGAAGGAGCGCGCGTATTGTTACCTCGTCGTGCCGCCGGCGAACGCGATGACCGACGAGTCACGCTCGCGGATCGAGGCGCTCGAGCGCCACACGGAGCTCGGCTCGGGCTTCCAGATCGCCTCGCTGGACCTCGAGCTGCGCGGCTCGGGCGACATCCTCGGCGCCGAGCAGAGCGGCAACGTGGCGCAGGTCGGCTTCGAGCTCTTCTGCCAGATGCTCGACGAGGCGGTGCACGAGCTGCAAGGCGAGCCCGTCGTGCACGAGGTCGACCCCGAGCTCGCCTTCGACGCCGACGCGCTCCTGCCCGAGGAGTACGTGTCCGACGTCGGCGTGCGTCTGTCGTTCTACAAGCGGCTCGCCAGCGCTTCGAGCCCGGACGAGGTGCAGGATCTCGCGAACGAGATGGAGGATCGATTCGGCGCGCCCCCGATCGAGGCGCGGCGGCTCGTGCACCTCATGAGCCTGAAGACCGAGCTCCGGAAGCTCCGCGCCCTCGCCTGCGAGGCGACGGCGAAGGGCGTGACCTTGCACCTGCGCGACGACACGCCGCTCGATCCGGCGAAGGTGATGAAGCTCGTGCAGCCGAAGGGCTCGCCGTACAAGCTGTCGCCGGACATGCGACTGTCACGACGAAGCCGCGACACCGAGCCGTTCGCGAGCGGGCTCGAGGCGACGGACAAACTGCTCGCGGAGCTCGCAGGCTGCATGAAGGCAGAGGCGTAG
- a CDS encoding amidohydrolase family protein, producing MLISVLGLFALASLDTGCGAPPRGVDWNGKRLPVIDLHLHPGDWDHVPEDTRKFLASRFPFPLGLDAEAAAKGSLEPENVLLEIDDAGIWGAGLFAIYAPRTVGIASNELVAEALTVAPERFFGLASLRVDRWSTDRDAELAQLESTLSRPGFVGIKLAHAHQHFRMDDAAYYPIYEISARMGKPLYLHTGTSPFPGTSQDAPYTDPTYLEPAIQQFSGAKFILGHLGYDFKEQRNVGLETCIRLAKAYPNVFLEPSALGSAGSDPTGANLKEAMRRMREEGVVDRIIYGSDGPQSPGFVKGYLDRTVAAMQEAGYTEQEATDVLAGNFSRVFGVAIPAEAAE from the coding sequence GTGTTGATCTCGGTCCTCGGGCTTTTTGCGCTCGCGTCCCTCGACACGGGCTGCGGCGCGCCGCCGCGTGGCGTCGACTGGAACGGCAAGCGCCTGCCGGTCATCGATCTGCACCTGCACCCGGGCGACTGGGATCACGTCCCCGAGGACACGCGGAAGTTTCTCGCCTCGCGGTTTCCGTTCCCGCTCGGCCTCGACGCCGAGGCGGCGGCGAAGGGATCCCTCGAGCCCGAGAATGTCCTCCTGGAGATCGACGACGCGGGCATCTGGGGCGCGGGGCTCTTCGCCATCTATGCGCCGCGCACCGTGGGGATCGCCTCGAACGAGCTCGTCGCCGAGGCCCTCACCGTCGCGCCGGAGCGCTTCTTCGGCCTCGCCTCGCTTCGCGTCGATCGGTGGTCGACCGATCGCGACGCCGAGCTCGCGCAGCTCGAATCCACGCTCTCGCGGCCGGGGTTCGTCGGCATCAAGCTGGCGCACGCCCACCAGCATTTCCGGATGGACGACGCCGCCTACTATCCGATTTACGAGATATCGGCCCGGATGGGCAAACCGCTCTACCTCCACACCGGGACGAGCCCGTTCCCCGGCACGTCGCAGGACGCGCCCTACACCGATCCGACGTACCTCGAGCCCGCCATTCAGCAATTTTCCGGCGCGAAGTTCATCCTCGGGCACCTCGGGTATGATTTCAAGGAGCAACGCAACGTCGGGCTCGAGACCTGCATTCGCCTCGCGAAGGCGTATCCGAACGTCTTCCTCGAACCCTCGGCGCTCGGCTCCGCGGGCTCGGATCCGACGGGCGCGAACCTGAAGGAGGCGATGCGGCGCATGCGCGAGGAGGGCGTCGTGGACCGGATCATTTATGGCAGCGACGGCCCGCAGAGCCCGGGGTTCGTCAAGGGATACCTCGATCGAACCGTCGCCGCGATGCAGGAGGCCGGATACACCGAGCAGGAGGCTACCGACGTCCTCGCGGGGAATTTCTCCCGTGTGTTCGGCGTGGCCATCCCGGCAGAGGCGGCGGAATGA
- a CDS encoding DUF4276 family protein, translated as MSRARADGPKALSTIGLIVEGETEFHALAELPRLIPGCPPLKPTNLHGVGSHMTPTAIAKMVAPKVIGHIVAGRTRVVICIDRESRQDCTGQFAQTVHHELSKELCAKGYAHHEAYVVIADRTFEAWLLADARGLHQRRVFKTAPKFHSFEGNMGEQGRRGVLELTRLLGREYDKIRDGKDLFTKLNFPDARKCKPGQHGSRSLDKLLRTLGV; from the coding sequence CTCCACGATCGGCCTCATCGTCGAGGGCGAGACCGAGTTCCACGCGCTCGCCGAGCTGCCCCGCCTGATCCCCGGCTGCCCTCCGCTCAAACCGACAAACCTGCATGGCGTCGGCTCGCACATGACGCCCACCGCCATCGCCAAGATGGTCGCGCCCAAGGTCATCGGGCACATCGTCGCGGGGCGCACCCGCGTCGTCATCTGCATCGATCGCGAGAGCCGGCAGGACTGCACGGGCCAGTTTGCGCAAACCGTCCATCACGAGCTCTCCAAGGAACTCTGCGCGAAGGGCTACGCCCATCACGAGGCGTACGTCGTCATCGCCGATCGAACCTTCGAAGCCTGGCTCCTCGCGGACGCACGGGGACTGCACCAGCGGCGCGTCTTCAAGACGGCCCCCAAGTTCCACTCCTTCGAAGGAAACATGGGCGAACAAGGCCGCAGGGGCGTCCTGGAGCTCACCCGCTTGCTCGGCCGCGAGTACGACAAGATCCGCGACGGGAAGGACCTCTTCACGAAGCTGAACTTCCCCGACGCCCGCAAGTGCAAACCCGGGCAGCACGGCTCCCGCAGCCTCGACAAGCTCCTCCGGACGCTGGGCGTCTGA